CACCGAGACAACGGACATCATGAACGCCATCACAGGGTTCGACTACACACCGCAGCAAGTCCTCGAGGTGGGCGAGCGAGTCTTCAATCTGCAGCGCCTTATAAATGTGGCAGACGGCATCTCCAGGGCAGATGATAGGATGCCTCCCAAGATGTTCCGCCCGGCGACCGAGGGCTTCAGAGCCGGAAAGGTGCCGGAGGGATTCGACGAGGAGCTCTCGCGCTACTATGAACTGCGTGGATGGGACAGAAACGGCATCCCCACCCCGGAGAAACTTCGCTTGCTCGGACTCGGCTCGGAGGTCAAGTAGAGTGAAGGTAGAGATCGTGTACTTCTCGATACTGGAAAGGCTGGCGGGCAAGCCCTGCGAGGAGATCTTGCTGCCGGACGGAGCCAGGATTGAGGACGCTGTCCAGGCCGCATGCGCGGCCCACGGAGAGGACCTTCGCCGGGCGCTCTTAGGAGAAGGCCGCAGGTACATGGGGACTTTCCTAAGGAACGGTCAGGTCGCGAACGCCGACACTCCTCTCGCCGATGGAGATCGGGTGACCTTCCTCATGCCGTTGTCAGGCGGGTAGGCGGCGCGCAGCGGACCAACGCAGCCACCGGCGCCGTGAACAAGTCGCAAGCAAGGATAACGGGCCGACCTAGCTCACATTGGGCTCAGGCCGGCCCTGTTCATCTGGGCATCTTGGCCAATCCTCAGCTTACGTTCTTAGCCAGCTGGAGGCAGCTAGCGCATACGTGCTTGTCCTTGAACGTCCGCACATCCTCGGTGCTCCCGCAGAACGTGCAGAACGGCTTGAACTTCTTGAGCACGACGTTCTCCCCGTCCACGTAGATCGCCACTGGATCGTTCTCCCCGATTTCGAGGTTACGCCTGAGGTCCATCGGGATGACAATGCGCCCCAGCGTGTCAACTTTGCGGACAATTCCTGTAGATCTCATAGTGCGACTCCTCCCCGCTGCAGTTGGTGCAATGCCGAGCTGTGAGTCTCCGCATGTGAACGGCCGGTGTCTTGGGACGCCGGCCATGGGATGTGGTTCACTCACATATGTTTTGACGAGGCTCGACGCGATTTGTTCAATATTCTCTAGGATTTTGTTCCGGTCTTCACAGCTTGAGTTGAGGCCTACACACCCGGCTGGAATAGCTGCTTGGGCATGGAACTCAGCACTTCCACACCGGTCTCGGTTATGATGACCGTGTCTTCGACCTGAAACCCGCCAAGGTCGGGCACATACTTCCCGGCCTCGACACATATCACCATGCCAGGCTCGATGACCATTTCGTTGCCCGCCCTGAGCAACGGTTCCTCGTGGACTTCAAGACCTACTCCATGCCCAACGTGCTCACGGCGGAGAGAGGGATCGATCGTCCGCCCGGCTTCCACCGCTTTGCGGTAGACTTCATCTGCGGTAGCTCCTGGTCGGAGCGCTGCGAGCGCGGTCTCCTGTGTTTTGAGGATCGTGTCGTATACCTTCTGCTGCTCCGCCGTGGGTTTCCTGCCAAACACGAAAGTTCTTGCCAGGTCTCCCCAGTACCCGTCGTAGATGGCACCGAAGTCGAACCGGAAAACCTCGCCCGGCCGTATTCGCTCATCCCTGGGGTTGTTGTGAACGAACGCGGACCTCGTGCCCCCGCCGACCATTGTGAAGCCTATGGTCTCCGCGCCGTCCAGGAGCGACGTTGCCCGTCCTTCGGACGCCACCCGTATCTCGGTGTGTCCTGCCGCGGCGAGCTCGATCATCCTGCGGCATCCCTTCTCCGTAGCTTCCTCCGCCCTCCTCAGGCGGCGGATCTCCTCGGCCATCTTGACCGCACGCGCACTCTTCAGAAGGCCCGTGCAGTCCTTGAAGGACGCGGAAGGGGCGACGGCTCTGATTCTATCCAATACATCTACAGGAAGGAATCCCTGTTCAACTCCGATTGTCCCAGATTCCAGACCCCGCTCGTGCAGCACCTGTGCGATGTACTTGTACTTGTCCGTGATCAGCCCGGAATCATTGTCAGTCTTGAACTCAGTGTAGCCCACGATGTTTTCTGAAGGTATCCACGAGAGCTCGCGCGTATGCCTGAGATCCGCGGATGGAACGATGGCGACTGGGCTCGCATCAGGGTCGCTGAAATAGACAACATATGAGAGTCTGTCACGAATTGATCTGCTGCCCATCGGGTGAAATCCGGATATGTAGATCGCGTTCTCCGGCTTCGCCACGATTATCGCCGCAAGACCTGACCGGGCCAGAAGGCTGTCCAGCCTCGTCTTGTTCAGTAACATGGTTGAACCTCCGTTCCTGCAAGTATGCGGTTCACTCACACCCCTACTGCCTGCCGGGCCGCGCTGCCGCAGCATGCTGCCCCGGCGCACGACCCCGTAGGACCACCGCAATGGCCACGAGCGCGAGTCCCGCAGCGTCCGTCTGCGCACCCGGCAGCATGGTCACTATGGCTGCCGCGAGCAAGAGCGCCCGCTGCGCCATGTTGAGGCGCCCCAGTACGTACGCATGGCCTTCAACAGCCGCTCCCAGAAGGATGACACCGATGACAGCAGTCACCAGGGAGTATGCCACTTGTAGGACCGGGCCTTCCAGGATGAGCGCCGGTCCGTAGACAAACATGTACGGAACTATGAAGGCAGCTATGCTGAGCTTCAGACCCGCCCAACCTACTTTCGCGGGGCTCGCTCCCGCGATACCTGCGGCGGTATAGGACGCCAGCGCCACCGGAGGAGTGACCATAGCGAGCAGAGAGAAGTAGAAGATGAACAGGTGCGCTGTGAACATGGGGACGCCCGCTTGCGTCAGCGCGGGTCCTACAACCGACGCTGCGATGATATATGCTGCGGCCGTAGGCAATCCCATACCCAGCATCATGCTGAGTACCATGGCCGCGACCAGAAGCAGGAACAGGTTGCCGCCTGATAGCTTGACGAGGACCGTTCCGATCTTGAGCCCGAGCCCGGTCATGGCAAGAACACCGATTATGATCCCAGCCGTGGTACACGAGGCGACGATGTTGAGCACGCCCATCGCCCCGTTGGAGACTGCCTCTGGAATGGATCTCCATCTGAGCTTCACGCCTCGCGTGAGCATCGGCCCGATGAGCGTTGTGACGATACCGAGGACCGCCGCGCGCGATGTGCTGACCCTGAAGACCAGGAGGGATACGAAGATGACCACGATCGGGACTAAGAATCCCCATCGGTCCCGGAGAATCCTGAGGGGATCGGGCAGCTCCGCCCTGGGCATCCCACGAAGATTCATCCTGATTGCCTCTAGGTCGACCATGATGAGCACGGCAAGGAAGTACAGGATCGCAGGGAACATGGCCTTGATGGCCAGGACCGAATAGGAGACTCCCACGATCTCGGCAAGAATGAACGCCGTCGATCCCATCACGGGAGGCATGATCTGCCCGCCTGTCGAAGCAGCTGCCTCCACCCCTCCCGCAAAATGGGGCTTGTAGCCGATTCTCTTCATCAGCGGGATGGTAAACGCGCCGGTGGCGGCGACGTTCGCCACGGAACTCCCGGAGATTGTGCCAAAGAGTGCACTCGAGAGCACAGCCACCTTGGCAGGCCCACCTCGTGCGTGGCCGGCAACCCCGGTCGCGAGGTCTATGAAGACCTGTCCTCCGCCCAGCTTCTCAAGGAAGGCGCCGAAAAGGATGAAGAGAAAAACGTAGGAAGAGGCCGCCGAAAGCGCGGTCCCAAAGATGCCGGTATCGCTGTACATGTAGGTAATGACCCGGTCCAGAGCGAAACCACTGTGCCCTAGGAAACCCGGGATATGCTGCCCCAACAGCCCATAAGCCAGGAATCCGATACCCACCAGGGCCAATGCGGATCCGCTCGCCCTCCTTGTTATCTCAAGGCTGACCAGTATAGTTATGGCGGCAAACACCACGTCAGGCGTGGTCGGAAAGGCGCCTATGCGCCAGACCATCTGGTTGTACTCCAGTGCATAGTATGATGTACATGCTATGGCCGCAGCCACCAGGATGATGTCCGTCACCCAGGCCAGCGTCTTTCTCTTCTCCAATAGGCTCGTATAGGCTAGGAGAGTGAGGACGGAGGCGAATGCAAGGTTCACCGGGAGGTGGATCCACGGCCCCACGGGCACGAAAACGAGGACTACAAGGTTGAATACGGAGTAGCACATGGCGAGCGTGAACACCAGCCCCCCGAGCCATCGGGGCAGGTGCCTCTTACCCGATGTCGCAATGTCTCCAAGCGTCTCGGGTGTTCGTCCCATGCAATCCACGTCCTCTCCTGTAATTGTCAGATTGAGGGAGGGTGCCCGACCTTTCGTCCGAGACGGCCGGGCCCCTCGCGCGCATTGCCTAGTTCCCCGGCTTGATCGGTCCCTGCTACTTGCTTTCTGGTGGCAGGAGGTTAGCGGGGATCTCTATACCTTTCTCGCGGTAGTAACGGACCGCACCCGGGTGGAGCGGTATGACCGAGTGCACGATATTCTCGGGAGCAAGTTCCTTGCCTGCGGCGGTTGCAGCCTCGAATTCGTGTTTGTTCTCGAACACTGCCTTGACGATTTGGTAGACAAGATCATCCGGGAGGTCCTTATCGCCGATAGCGTAGTTCCAGAACACGAAGGTGTTAATGTCCTTGGGCTGGTTGTCGTAAGTGTTCGCCGGAATCACGCCCTTGGAGAAGTAAGGGTACTTCTTGGTGACCGCGTCCACGTCGGCAGGGTCTATGTCTACCATGCGGATCTTGTGTGTCGACTGGAGGTCGAGGATCATGGAGGTCGGTAGGCCCATGACGAATATGACCACGTCTAGCTTGCCGTCTTTCATCAGATCGATGGCGTTCCCGGTCTGCAGGTACAGCTGGTCTTTCGGCTTGATTCCGAGAGTCTCCAAGGCATAGCGCATCGCGATGTCAGGTGTGCCGCCCGGCATCGACATGTGTACCCTCTTGCCCTCGAGATCCCTGATGGTGTTGATGGGGAGCTTGGCCAAAGTCACCATTTCGAAGTAGCTTGAATACGTGGTGAACAAGGCACGCATCCTCTGGTACTTGCGGCCGTTCGCCCAGCCGAGTCCGTTCCACCCTTCGTAGGCGGCGGCGGCAGATGCGTAGGCCAGCTTCATCTCGCCTCTCTCCATCAGCTGGATATTGGCGGACGGCCCGTTTGTGGCCTGGATCGTGGCGACGGCATTAGGGACTTTGTCTGTGATGATTTTGGCCCATGGCGCGCCGAAGATGTAGTAGGTGCCTCCGAGAGTGCTGGTCCCGATGACGAAGTTCCAGTTCGCCGCGGACAGTGCCGCCGGAAAAGCCAAAGCCAGCACGAGCAGGGCAAGTACCGCGATTCTAATTGCCTTCACAGATATCCCTCCTCAATGATGATCGATTGATACTGAGTCTCCTGGTGTGGCACAGCGCTGTTGCCCTTACCAGTTCCTAGGCTGTGAGGACAACCCGTTCTCCACTATCTCCCCGAGCATGGTAATCAGAGCGAGTTGAGTTGCAGAAGAAGTCCCGTCCACGTACATGCACTGGCTCGTATAGAGCCCGTCCATGGCCCCTGCCCTGACACAAGCATCAAGCATCCGGTACTCTGTTTCATTGTCCTGCAGTACTCTCTTGTTTTCGAGCATGAACGCGAGCATGGCCGAAATGCCGTATGCGCCCCAGTTTGATATGGCCGCAGCGACTAGGACGTCCGCCCCTGTGACAGTTGCGATGCCTGCGCCGCAAGGGCACTGGCACTTCGCCCCGTACTTCTGGATTCTCTTCACATCCTCGTGAATCAGCCCGAATCCGATCTCGTTCCCACCGTCGCCAATTCCCACCGTGGGCACCCCTGCTGCCATCGCCCGCTCCACGAGGAACTTGACATTCGCGACAACGTCAGGGCTCCTCCCTACACCCATGATGCTGTGGTACCTGCCGCTCGCGCTCGGCCCGTGTTTCTCCACGGTGATGACAGCCTTGGGCTGGAACTTCTCCATCAGATCCCGAGCGGTTTCGTCGCCCGCCACCTCACCCAGAGGGTACGGGATAGCGAGAGCCACATGCGACCTCTCCTCGAACATCTTCTCATCTACGACAGTGATCGCTGCAGCCTCCAACGCCGCCACGACCGGCGCAAGGCACCTCTCCTCAGCGACCACTATCGGCTTCGCGCCGAGGCCCAAGTCAAGGGCCCGTGCGAGCGACGCCGCTCCCGTAGGGCCATCCGTCTCGCCCTTAGGAAGCCACGGCGGAACCCCGGCCCCAGTTGCAATTATCACTCGGTCACCAGGCTTGATCGCATCGATCAAGGTCTTGGCCGCCAGGTAAGTGAGGGGCTCGCCTTGTTTCTTCCGGGCGGCGTCGTAGAGCTGGTGAGTCACGCCTCTGGGCAGCCCACCCTGGACCCTCATCTCCGTGTTCACTAGGCGGTCCACATACTCCGCAACGACTCGCGCCACTTGCACTACCTCCGTCTCTAGTCTTCCGGGCACGCAGCGATGAGCTCGATCTCCACCTCAGCCCCGCCGGCTAGGGCTGAGACCTCCACGCAGGATCTCGCGGGCAGGGGATTGTTGAAGAATTCGCGGTAGATGGAGTTCAGTTCCCCAACCCGTGCCAGGTCTGTGACGAAGACCGTGGTCTTGAGCACCATGTCCATGGAGGAACCCGCCGACTCCAGCAGATCCCTGAGGTTGGTCATGGTCCGTCTGGCCTGAGCCTCGAACCCCGCCTCGAGCTTACCCGTTGCCGGGTCCCGGCCAAGTTGCCCGGAGAGAAACAACAGGTTCCCGAATCTGATCCCCTGTGACAAGGGACTTGATGACCGGGCGACCGAGGGGCTCATGATCTCCGTCCTCTGCTGCTGTGTTGCCAAAAAACCGCCTCCCTGATGATGCTTCGATGGTGATGCAGATCACACCTCATAGGGCTCCGCCGCTTCCCTGTCCCCACCTCGCTTCATCCCCCGCGCAGCCCTCGCCATTTCGAGGTAACTGTACACGGTGTATCTGGACACACCGAGCCGGCTTGCAACCCAGTCCACCGCGCCCCGAATGAGAAAGACGCCCTTCTCGTCGAGGTAACCCACGACCTGCATCTTGTCTTCCTTGGTCATCTGCTCGACTGATTTGGCGCTTTCCTCAATGGTCTTCGAGATCAGGTGCCCGAGAATATCGAGCACGTCCGCGTTCGCAACTTCGACAACCTTGTCGGAGGGAGGGGCGAGATCGTTCAAGCGCGTGAAGTCCTCGAAAAAGCGCTTGGCTGTGACGAACGTGGATAGATCGAAGTTGATGCAGACCGCCCCAACCACATCACGCTCGCTGTCCCTGATTACAATGGTCGTGGATTTCACGACTTTCCCCTCGGGCGTGATGGTGCGGTAGTTGACGAGCATGTCCTCGTTGAAGTCCGGCGAGCGCAGGACCTTCCATACCAAGTCCCTTATGCCCTCGCCCACCTTCCGGCCTGTGACCGTATCGTTGAACACGGCAATCACCGATGTCTTGGGCCGGCTCAAGTCGTGAACCACCACTTCACAACTGGGGCCAAAGGTCTGGGCCACACCCCTGGCGACTGTGATGAGCGCCTCGAGAACTGGATTCCTTGTCTCGGACTCCATGGTTGTTCACCACCTTCCGTCCGTCGTCGCAGATATTCAACGCACAAACTGAATTCCCTGCAGATATACAACAAAATTTGTTGAGAAACCCTACAATACATGTTGAAGGTAATTTGGCCAACAAAACACGCGAAGAGGGCAGGGTCCGGACTTCGCGTCTCGCCCTCTGCCCTCTTCTGCCGTCGTCCTGCTCAGGTTCTTTCAGCCGGGCCGTCCCGGGCTCAGTCTCCCTTGATCTCTATACCTCCCATGATCGCCCTGCACCTGATGATGACCTTCTTCGGAGACCCCTCAGGTCCGCGTTGGCTGAATCTCCGGCTGGAGATGACCCCGCCTGTGCTCTCTCGGAAGAAATCGACCCCGCCTAGGACCGCCGTGCCCTCGCACTCAATGGCGAGGTCCCTCGGCGCCTTGATGTCCATGCCGCCCATGACCGCAGTGAGGTCGAGAAACACTTCCCGGTCGGGTATGTCAGCCACCGTCAGGTCCATGTTGACGCCGCCCATGAAGGCAACGTAGGCGCCGTCTTTCAGCTCCCAGCCGTCGTTCTTGAGCTCGGTGACACTCATCACGCCCCACCTCGTGTCCCCTCGGGTGGTGCTGGAGCGAAGCAAGTTCAGACCTATCAGTATGATCACAACCGGCCAGAACACTCCCCATACCCAGCGGAGATCGAAACGGTAGAAGCCAGTCGTGCGTCCGAGGAGCAGAAGCCCTATTATCAGCACGATCCAGGCGCCAACATCGCCTCCACCCCTCTCCTCGCGCGGTTGCAGGATCACACTGAGACCCCAGAGCACCAGGATCAACGGCCAGTAAGATTCGATGAACTCACCGACATCGATCCTGGTCGCGCCGAAGTTGTTCAGAAGCAACACGATTCCGATCACCGCGATTACAATTCCCATCACCATGGTGAATGCGTTCGGGCGTCCCATGTCGAAAACCTCCCCTGCGCGCCAGCGCGCTTCTCGAACCTTGGTCAAAACGCGGCCGGATACCCATCCTTCCGGGGTTCGCTTCCGGCGATCATAACTCCCGTATCAGGGTCGCGCCAAATAATCTGGGCGCCGCCGAATCCAGCCATTTCCGCCTCCACCCGGACCGAATGTCCCATCTGTGCAAGTTCGCGGGCAGTCTCCGCGCCTATCCCCGACTCCACGGCAACCACACCTCCGCCCATCACTCGGATTCTAGGGCAGTCGACAGAGGACTGGGGGTTCAGACCGTGGTCCACAATCCCCGATACTACCTGCACATGCCCTTGAGGCTGCATATCTCCACCCATAACCCCGAAAGCCGCGACCGGTGTTCCTCTGTACATAAGGAAACCGGGGATAATGGTGTGGAAAGGCCTCTTCCCCGGCGCAAGCTCGTTAGGGTGCCCTGGAGCCAGAGAGAACCCCGCGCCGCGGTTCTGCAGAGAGATCCCCGTGCCTGGCACGACGATGCCGGACCCAAAGCCCATGTAGTTCGACTGGATATACGATACCATCACGCCACTTTCATCCGCGGCGCACAAGTAGACTGTGTCACCGGGACCCGGAAGCCCTGAACACGCCTCGCCACCTGCACGTCTGGGATGTATTGTCTCCCGTCGGTGCGCTGCGTGAGTCTTAGAAAGGAGTTGGGCGATGGGAACCGGGGCAGACCTCGGGTCAGCAATGTGGGCGTGGCCATCTGCGAGAGCAAGCCTCAACGCCTCAATGACCAGATGAAGCGAGTCCGCCGAGAGCTGGGGGATTCTCCCCATATCATAACCCTCGAGTATGTTGAGGGCAATCAGGGCAACGAGACCTTGGCCATTCGGGGGGATCTCAAACACCTCATAACCCCGATAGGATGTAGAGATGGGATCGACCCACTCAGGAGCGTGTGACGCCAAATCCTCGCGGGTGATGTACCCGCCCGTTCGCTCGGCGTGGGATGCGACAGCATCCGCGAGAGCGCCCCTGTAGAAAGCCTCGCCCCCGGTCTCGCCGATCAACCGGAGAGACCGAGCGAGATCAGCACAAGAGAAGATCTCCCCTGGTGCGGGCGCGCGCCCGTGCGGGAGGAAGGCGCGGGCGAAGTCGGGGAGCGTCCCGAATCGCTTCTCTGCAGCTCTCCAGTGGCCCGCGATCACGGGGGGAACGGGGGCGCCCCTCTCGGCGTACTCCACCGCAGGGCGGAGCACCTCAGAGAGGGGCATTGTTCCGAACCTACGAGACAGGGCGGACCACGCGGAGACGGCTCCGGGCACGGTCACAGGCAGCCAGCCCTCCGTCGGGATCGAGGCATAGCCTTCGCTCCGTAGACCCTCCGCGGAAAGGCTCATTGGAGCTCGGCCGGAGGCATTCAGGCCATAGAGCTGCCCATCCCATACGAGGGCAAACGCGTCGCCTCCCAGCCCGTTCGAGGTCGGTTCGAGGACCACAAGCGCGGCGGCGGCGGCAAGCGCGGCGTCCACCGCGTTTCCACCTGACATGAGCATTCTCAAGCCCGCCTGAGCCGCGAGGGGATGGCTGGTCGCAACCACGCCGCGCATTCCCATTACAGGCGAGCGCCGGGACGGGTAGGGCTGAGAGTAATCGAAATGAACCACTTCTGCACCTCCTGTGACGGCTGCGGTGCCGTCAGAGCCCCCCGCCGGGCATCAGGCGCCTTTCGTCGGACTCAGAGGCCCTGCTGGACATCAGAAACGCCGCGTTGGATACCACGCCACCCCGATTGACCCAGGGCCGGCGTAGGAGCCGATGATGGTATTACACTCACAGGTGATCAACTCTTCACAGGAGAAACGCGATCGCACCGCCGCCTCCCACTCCGCCGCCTGCTTGAGCGCGTCCGCGTGGATCACCGCCGCGCGGATCGGAACATTCGGAGGAGTCGTTTGGCTCATCAGATCCAGGACCCTGGGAAGTAGTCGCGACGCCCCGCGGACCCGCTCCACCGGCAGAACCTCCGCGTTTTCAATGGTGATCACCGGCTTGATGCCAAGAAGGGTCCCGAGGAAAACCGACGCCCGACCGATTCGCCCACTCTTTTCGAGGTAGGCCAGGTTGTCGATGGTGAACAACAGCCTCATGGAGGCAACGGCATGCCTGATGGCGTCCCGGACTTCATCGACGCTCCTCCGAGCGTTCGCCGCCTCCGCCGCCTCGAGGACGGCGAATCCCAGCCCCATCGAGACCCATCCACTATCTACCACTTCTACGACGTTTGTGCCGACTAGCTGGGCGCCCAAGGCCGCGCTGGCGCATACCCCGCTCAACTTCGAGGCCAGATGTATGGAGAATACGTAGTCGTTGTGTTGGAGAAGGCCCTGGTAAACCTGGGCGAATTCCGCCGGAGTCGGCTGCGAAGTCTTCGGACACTCCCTTGAATCGCGTAACCTCTTGAAGAACTCTGCCGTGGACAAGTCGACCTGGTCGCGGAAGACCTCCTCGCCGAAGCGCACGTAGTCCGGGATTACAGTTATCCCGTGGGCTTGGGCGAGTTCGGCCGGGAGGTCGCAGGTGCTGTCTGTTACTATGGCAATTCGGGACATGCTATTCCCTCCATGTGCCTGCATGTTGACACCAGTGCAAGAATATCATGGCAGGAGGGTATCGAGAAGGTGCGAGAATTGAATCACAGCCAAAACAGGGCCGGCTCCGATTCCACGGACCGACCCTTCGAAAGACTACAACCCGCCAGCTCAGTCACTGGATTCTGTACGCGCGGACACCTTCCTCGTAGAGGTCTCCCCCATAGATGTCGTTCACCACGAACACCGGGAAATCCTCGACGTGGAGTCTCCTGATAGCCTCAGTCCCGAGGTCCTCGTAGGCCACTACCTCAGCCGACACGATTCGCTCTGCGAGCAGCGCGCCGGCTCCCCCGATGGCGGCGAAGTAAACGGCCCCGAACTTCTTCATAGCCTCCCGAACCTCGGTGGAGCGCGAGCCTTTGCCGATCATTCCCCGGAGACCGTACTCCATCAGGATCGGCGCATAAGGGTCCATGCGCCCGCTGGTGGTGGGACCTGCGGACCCTATCGGCCGTCCGGGCTGCGCGGGAGTCGGACCCACGTAGTATATGATCTGGCCGGCAAGATCGAACGGCAACTCATGCCCTTCCCTTATCAGGGCGACGAGCCTCTTGTGGGCGGCGTCCCTCGCGGTATATATGACCCCTGAGATGCTGACCTCATCGCCCGTTCTGAGTTGCCTCACTGTGTCATAGACAAGCGGAGTGACTATCCTCTTGACCACATTTCGCAGCCCCTTCCTCAACGTGCGGCAGGCCGGCCGGACGGTTCTTCTCAGATCACAGCGGTCTCGTGCGGTGATACGTGGCAGTTTATGTTGACAGCCACCGGCAGGCTTGCGATGTGGCACGGCAACGCTTCGATGTGCACTGCAAGAGCAGTGATCCGTCCACCCAAGCCTTGCGGGCCGATGCCGAGCTTGTTGATCTCCACGAGAAGCTCGTCTTCTAGGGCGGCGTAGGCCGGATCCGGGTTGTGACTGCCCATGGGGCGCACGAGAGC
This sequence is a window from Bacillota bacterium. Protein-coding genes within it:
- a CDS encoding DegV family protein, with translation MSRIAIVTDSTCDLPAELAQAHGITVIPDYVRFGEEVFRDQVDLSTAEFFKRLRDSRECPKTSQPTPAEFAQVYQGLLQHNDYVFSIHLASKLSGVCASAALGAQLVGTNVVEVVDSGWVSMGLGFAVLEAAEAANARRSVDEVRDAIRHAVASMRLLFTIDNLAYLEKSGRIGRASVFLGTLLGIKPVITIENAEVLPVERVRGASRLLPRVLDLMSQTTPPNVPIRAAVIHADALKQAAEWEAAVRSRFSCEELITCECNTIIGSYAGPGSIGVAWYPTRRF
- a CDS encoding Fe-S-containing hydro-lyase gives rise to the protein MVKRIVTPLVYDTVRQLRTGDEVSISGVIYTARDAAHKRLVALIREGHELPFDLAGQIIYYVGPTPAQPGRPIGSAGPTTSGRMDPYAPILMEYGLRGMIGKGSRSTEVREAMKKFGAVYFAAIGGAGALLAERIVSAEVVAYEDLGTEAIRRLHVEDFPVFVVNDIYGGDLYEEGVRAYRIQ